The DNA region GGTTCCACTTGGGATGTTCTTGAAGCGCTTTCTCACGGCATCTATAAATGGAAATATGTCAAGTTCTGCATCCCCCATTTTATCGTCAAGAGAAAATATATCCTTGTCATAAACTTGCTGCAATGTAGAAGATATCACTTTTTCAGTTAAAATAAGTCCCTTTGTTAGTATGTCCTGTTCTTAAGTTCCGTTTAAAAAAAGTAGAAAGCAAACTAGTATAAACTACAAGTCTACAACTACACCATTTATTCTTCCTGATATAACAAGTTAATATGCTGTTTAATTTCTTGATGAAACAAAATACAGTAAAATGAAGTTAATTACCAGTTGGATTGGGAGAATTGGTTCAGTAATAGCTAATGTCAAGTCTTCATTCCATTCTGGATTGACATTCTTCTTCACCACTCGAGTTTTCAGTTTCTGCCCCAAcaaataaaacaagattagcATAACACGATAGTATATCTGTATCACAAAGATGAAATAGGTATATACAAAGCCAATATTGGAGATAGAAAAATGCAGGGAAGTGAAAACCATTTGAACATCCAATAGGTCCAAATATTTTAAAtcagttcttttcttttttaggtTCATCCTAGTCCGGAACTGAGCCCAAACTTGTTTCGAATctatacaacaacaattatgTTTCAATCCAAGCAAGATGGGGTTTGCTATATGAATCTTTTACTGTCCACGTCGATCCGTTAAAGCTCTTGTTTCGAATCTATTTCTCCAAATTGTTACTCAAAAgtctttatttttcctttcatttaatTAGCGATGTTAAGACATGAACTAGTCAAACTGACACAATCAAGCACAAGCAACAAAGAGAGAGATTAAGATGACCATCAGCGAAACGACAAAAAAATGTCAGGTGAGTTTTAATGGACAAAGTTATAGGGAATAGTAGATGAACGCGCAAATTGACCCTAAAACCACcgtcatgaaaagaaaaagaaaacacacAGAGAGAGATTAAGATGAAAACAGAGTATGGTTTCTGTATATCCTGATAATTACAGAAATTTATGGTGATTAACTATCAACTTTACAGGAATTAGGAAATTTTACTATTGCAAATGGGTGCTGATTGATGACTATCGGCTTTGTCTACACTCTACACTACAAAATTTTCAGCTAGTATAAAACCCAAAATGGCCAAAGACtccaaccctttttttttttttgagtctcGCAACAAATACAAAAAAGATTCATCATAGTTTCAATTTACAGGAAGATCAAGAATGTGAAATCAGAGAACCACTGAAAAAGATTATTAAGAAACATAAAACAGAAAATCGCATTAAACAAAAGTAACAGCTGTTCAGCAGAAAAAATATGAAagcaaatgaaaagaaaaaagacgtTACCTGTTTGTCCATCCTAACAACAACGTAAGGATCGCTAGTAGTGACATCTCTAATAGCCAAATTAATCCCTCTGTGGATACGAATTCTCAAAAGACCCAATAAattctccatttgaaacttgaGATAATGAAGCTGAGAAGGGGAAGGTGGGTTGGTGTAAGATAAAATGAATTAAGGCAAAGAAAGAGAGATGATGGAGTGACTACTAATTAGTAGGGTCTCTTATTAGTATTTCTATTGGCTAACGTCATAGTTATACAGATAGGTTTCAAGAATTGAAGGTTGACAGTAACTGAGATTGTACGTAAATGACACTTTTTCGTatttagttttcttttctatggcagaaaaaataaaaaattatagtaCTATTAGGAGTATTAGAACTGATGTTAACAGTACTTATAAAGCTTAACCAAACACGCTCAACTCATGTTTGGACAcattttgtaaaagaaaaattggGTAAGGtagcttttaattttttgggaGACAAGAGTCAAAATTGGGTTCTCTGAGTAAGAACTACTCGATTTAAACACGTCTTTGTTTAATTTGTCAAAACAGTGCAAGGAATTTTTTTCCAAGAAAGGTTCGAACATATCAAGCAAATTCTGATTGACGTTGTCAAGTAAACTAAACTTTAGGACTCTTCATCATGATTTTCGAATCTTTCTTGACCAGAGTTAGCTCTTcgattcaacaagaaaatatcAAGAGCTGCAGAATCGCCCTATAACTTTtggttttatatattttaattatgatATACTAGTATAACTTACCGCTATTTAAAAAGcgtagaaaaaaaaaggttatattttcaCCCTAGACACACAAAAATCTTACGTAGTAACTTTGGGTACGTGAAGCTCAAATGAGAAGTGGGATATTGGTCTAATCTTGTTTATTTTTTGCACACATCAAACAGGATAGAGATTTTTTTATAACAAATAATCATCTATTTAGTCGTCCTAATTCAGATTGATATAGATTATTGGTCTAATATTGTTTTGCTATGACCACAAAGATAAAAATACCTTGTCTACGACgaacaaaaaataaagtaatttCGAAGGCTAAAACGTTTATTAGTTAGTAAAAGAATAAAACTCAAAGGTTAAAGCAAAGATGTAAAAGTTTACTTTCACTAAGTAGAATGATTACGTAAAGGAAGAGGGTGAGGACTGAAAATAATcgatattgatgggaattatGGCATCATAGCAATTagcaaataataatttttaattcttttgcTCTATTGAATTTTGACGGAGAAATCAACTGTTAAATTAGAGATTTTTGGTAGAACCTAACACCACTGCAATATTCTTATGGAGTTCTAGTTAGACATTTTTGGTCCATAAAGTTTGGTAACACTACGTGCAAAACTGCCATGTTTTTATAAAGCAATCATCTACTTTCTGGAGTGCATATAGGTGACTCTAGATAATGTTTAGACTTtagaatttgaaaatatttggGTAGGCAAATAACGCATTTCCTTTTACGTTAAAATAGCTGCATTTtactaaaacaaaaaaacaaaaaaaaaatgaagaagaagaagaaggaaaagtgGAAGGGATTTAcaccaaaacttccaaaaaggatttttttttttttttagagaaataATGCATAACTTTTTATTTACATCAGGAAGGGAGGAAGGAAAGGGATACTATGCCACTGATGATGTTTGAACCCTCCACCTTAATTGTATtgtattttacaaaaaattagAGCTCATTCTGTTTCTTAAGATATGTTTTGTTAATTCTTTAGTTGAAAAATTTCGCAACTTTGTTATTAACAAATGTGAAGTAGCATTCATAGGTTAAGTTGATAAATTACCAGAAATTGTTATTATAATCTTAACTAATTGTATACATGTTTCAATATTGTAGAATGAAACCTCTAGTTTCATGGAGTGTCTTTCCTCCCAGAGAAAGGCACTGACGTAATTCATTGCAAAACTAGGACGTGACGAGAAacttaattaataataataggcATATTAATTAACTTATTGATGACTCCATATAGTAATAACTCCAAtttatatcacatcacaataaaTGAAACGCTCCGAGGTGAGAAATTTTTCTTTCATGAGAAAGCGATACACAATTCCAGAGTTGATTGGACTTATTTTCTTACATTTGGATTATGCCATAATCGTTCGGTTCTATTAGAGCTTCTTCAAACAAGTGCTTGTCATCCAACACTTTATTACAATTAAGAATTCAATGCCTCAGGAAATCATCATGGGGCCAAAAGGATATCATAACTCAAAAGAGAAATTTCAtgcaaattttaaattaaaatgaatTTCGGGTAGGAAGGATAGCAATAACATTAACTTCATATAAATAGCCGTGTAAATTTACCATGCTACCCTCGTTTGGATCATTATAGCCAAAATCAGTATGGTAGAAataccttttcttaaaaataacataactagtaattaggggtgtacatggaccgggttggttcggattttttaaacaccaaaccaaaccaattgtgtcgggtttttaaatttatacaccaaaccaaaccaataaaattcgggtttttcaacctcgggttttctcgggttattcggttttctcgggtttttcgggtttttttttcggaatagtcttgatacaaaacatataacttttacttcaaatatttctttagtcctagcaagatacaactatgtaattgaggtgtttcataagaaaataacacaaaatgtgagaagagtgatgacattgtattaaaatattcaacaaaagataataaaatcggttaagaaaaatattgctaattaataagccataaagaaaatgaccataatctaaaaatactaagtcatgctaaaataagtacggttaataagtattaattacatgacaagaaaaaaaaaacttaagttatgttatGAAATAATAAACTAAAGCAAGAATATTTgtagaagaagagagaagagagttcttatttcttatgagggatgaaatacaatgaagagaacctctctatttataggagagaattgacttagtgccaaagtcacaaaccctaagaaaccctaaaatttctcctaaagatagacatcacaatattataataatatttataacactcccccttgatgtctatttcgatagataatatgcctcattaaaaccttactagaaaaaaacCCGGTGGAAAAaaatctagtgaaggaaaaaagtacacatttctaataatacgctatttggttgcctcattaaaaaccttaccagaaaacccaattgggacaaaaacttggccaagggaaaaagagtacaacgcgtattaactCCCCCTGATGGGTACAtcactccaaaacttgaatcttcgcattccaatcttgtgcaccatcttctTGAAAGTTATAGTTTGTAGAAACTTGGTGAATACTTCAGTCATATTATCGCTCGAATAAATCTTTTGtacgttgatatcaccattcttctggaGCTTGTatgtgaagaacaacttttgtgaaataagcTTTATCCTTTATGAATCCACTCTCTAGTTGGGCTATGTATGTTGCTACATCTTCAGTCTTGGGATAGAGTTGTATCagcatataatattgttgaaatcactGTAAGTGCATTCCTGAATTGCTTTATGAAtaaatgttatctttatatgatttaaCGTCATATAGAACAACATCGTATATTTGTAATCCCTCAaagtcatagcaaaatatataaatgcatcaatcgcataaagatatggcacttcagGACCAAAAAATCttgcaagtttctcatttcaacttcttttagcagataatctatttcttttcaaaactcttcaagagtttcaataattctcaagtcatcaacttgcactAACAATATAATGATTTTGATTTCCACAAAAACGTAGGGATAAATAGACCCttaatcattaaacattcattaaGGTGATTAAATCACATTCACCTtgcttgatttaattcataatAATGAACAAAACTTCTAGAACTTGTATATGCTTGGGCATTCAAAATTCTTCgagaattttcatataattttgtcaagtaattcatataggatatgacaacatctatttctatttaaatatgtGACATCTTCGGTGTGTGGACAGCGAGTCCAACAAACTTTACGCTTACCAAGGTgcgtcatttcacttgataataatttctacgttagcatgctttaatagacgtagaatttagatcctcacaatcttttataatattgcgctatattgtaccaaagatatcgtcgacgatatatcatttgtatcggttcgcaatgtgacataacttattgagatctcatcacttccgttatttttaggtacctaaCCTCTCAcgaggtttcatgaagtgttatgtcgcgagggctcttcaagagcacattgcctccttataatgatcattgatcatttgctcctctttcttttccatgATTATTGCGTTTGGAACCGATTAGTCTACCACACTTCATGTATGCTATAGACTGTCCTTGgggacatgaatttaataggagcattttgcagctgaagttagaaattaattttggatcagcaaatgcttctagcatttgagtAGAATTCTCTTTTGAATGAGGATCGTACTAATGATATATAATTTATCACATATTCCTGTTTGCTTATTCTCtccccttatgttagaaaaactaacatacaccccattttctttgggggaatccatctttatgcatcatggtagattaattaatcgtATACCACATATAAAAAGCTGTTAGATAGAAATATCGGTTCCTAACCACCGAACAATTGTGAGGggaaaatttatcataatttagcacatgaagcattgttctcataagcaatggtttagctttTTATCGGAGGCATTCAATGCCAAACCAACTTGGATATAAACTAGCATTCacaagatgaattatcttgattacataatctgaaaattacGCTCTCAACTCAATCATTTTTGAGCAAGTAACTTTGCATATGTCAAGCTGAGGTTGACAATAAACGCATTACGTGTATTTGTCTTAtggatgcatctatttaagacatcacataacaggtgaacgggcccatattcaccttttctatattttcagaatttgggaaattcaatcccaacattagccagTATAATacacttatcatgagaacaagcaacaaaaataaattcttgaagaatcttctagttattcaatatatgtcaaatactcaatcatatttgaatcgggatGGCCGAACCACTCATGCCAAgcgataaaattatttatactagtaaacttcaagtttaccatgccatgtgctatttgttttagtaaacttcctCCGGTTTCTTGTgacataaattattattttttgtaccaataaacttctggtttaccgTAACATGAGATTTTATCATGGTTATATTTGTGTAGTACAATTTGGAGAATAAAGAGGGTAACCATTCACATACATATTTCTTACCCAATATGgttttgaagatatttaataCTCTAATCATTTATAGCTTCAATATGATAGCCATTTAATAtagtaaacttcgggtttactacGACTTGTGTTTCCATCATAACAACTTCGTATACTACAATCTAGAAAGAATGACACAATACTATATAAGCTCTTCAggagcctttaatttattctccataatcacatttttttatttttttttttggacaccAACTAATGTCATGATCCTTGTAGAGAAATAGTTAGCTCTTCTGGAGCTTTGATTAATTTTGTACTACAAGTATTGCTTAAATACTGCtggtatcataaaagaaattttagttAAACACTGCTGGTGTCATGAGATAAACAATAGTAGACTTCAAAATTGCTACTTCGGGAGCAGATTTCTAAGTTTGCTACTTCGGGAGCAGATTTCTGggtttactacttcaggagtaaattttagttcttactacttcgggagaAGAGTATTTagaatatttcttctcaattattctacctcttcaGGAGGTGAGGCGCGGTATTTTCATAACCAATAATACGTCTGTATTTATAATCTTTACTAAATATATCACATTCACTTCTGGGAATGGATGTATTTGTAACATTTATAAAAAATTCTCATTCTTTGAGAATGGAACGTAATCATCGGAACATGtcttaagcatatcaaattgTGATAGCATAGAACCTCTTTCGtgatattgctacttcaggaaCAAATCGAGACATACATATAATGTAGAGAATTTTCTCTAACATATCTTCTCAATTCAATTGTGACCACTATATGTCTATATAAATATTACCACTTATCGTGatcataaacataaataaatacgtTATGATTAGACTAGGAACACATAGTCACTCTAGCGGTCAAATATCGTTTTATGCAAAATCTACGAAACTTTGAGTGCTTCTTTCATTTAAAATACaccataataaacatatagtAAAACGATACAAAGTAAATAGATTGATAATGAAGCCAATACCTGCAATGTTTGCCACATAACAACTTACCAAAGCTACAAAGCTCATGAAGAAGTGTAAACACACCTCgtaataataaattaataggATTTGTTTGATAGAAGATCCTAGCCCATAATTAACTTAGCATCACTTAATTCCTtgtcacttaaaaaaaaaaaccgtcaACAAAAGAAAGACTCTTTTCTTTGCTCTTTGTTGCTAAAtatagaatttcattcactaaAACAATTAAGTTATCGCATGGAAATTCGA from Lycium ferocissimum isolate CSIRO_LF1 chromosome 2, AGI_CSIRO_Lferr_CH_V1, whole genome shotgun sequence includes:
- the LOC132046709 gene encoding protein C2-DOMAIN ABA-RELATED 3-like, which encodes MENLLGLLRIRIHRGINLAIRDVTTSDPYVVVRMDKQKLKTRVVKKNVNPEWNEDLTLAITEPILPIQLQVYDKDIFSLDDKMGDAELDIFPFIDAVRKRFKNIPSGTIIRKIKPSRQNCLSEESSIVWENDQVVQNVFIRLRNVERGEIELQLQWIDIPGSKGL